In the Bordetella genomosp. 10 genome, one interval contains:
- the gatA gene encoding Asp-tRNA(Asn)/Glu-tRNA(Gln) amidotransferase subunit GatA, translating to MTKPALHTEFDDIAALRAALDQRKVSAVELAQSALDAAQAAQDLNAFLHIDPALTLAQARAADAAIAAGNAGPLAGIPIAHKDAFVTRGWRSTAGSKMLAGYVSPFDATVVERLQQAGAVSIGKLNCDEFAMGSGNENSAFGAVRNPWDTAAVPGGSSGGSAAAVAARLVPAATGTDTGGSVRQPAALCGVTGIKPTYGTVSRFGIIAFGSSLDQAGPLAASSRDALALLDAMAGFDPRDATSLERCDGAVNEPGRIGRDFAAAQARHDGAGARPLAGLRIGVPAEYFGDGLAADVQAAVEAALRQFEELGAVRVPVSLPRTELAIPAYYVIAPAEASSNLSRYDGVRYGHRAAEYGDLNEMISRSRAEGFGEEVKRRILIGTYVLSHGYYDAYYLQAQRLRRLIAQDFQRALGEQCDVIMGPVAPTVAKDIGENRDDPTADWLADIYTLGVSLAGLPAMSIPCGFGQGAHARRPVGLQIIGNYFDEGRLLAIANRYQQVTDWHRRVPSMQDA from the coding sequence ATGACGAAACCCGCCCTGCATACCGAATTCGACGACATCGCCGCCCTGCGCGCCGCCCTGGACCAGCGCAAGGTCAGCGCGGTGGAACTGGCGCAAAGCGCCCTGGACGCGGCGCAGGCCGCGCAGGACCTGAACGCCTTCCTGCACATCGACCCGGCGCTGACGCTGGCGCAGGCGCGCGCCGCCGACGCCGCCATCGCCGCCGGCAACGCCGGCCCGCTGGCCGGCATCCCCATCGCGCACAAGGACGCCTTCGTCACGCGCGGCTGGCGCAGCACCGCCGGCAGCAAGATGCTGGCCGGCTACGTCAGCCCTTTCGACGCCACCGTGGTCGAGCGCCTGCAACAGGCCGGCGCGGTCTCCATCGGCAAGCTGAACTGCGACGAGTTCGCCATGGGCTCGGGCAACGAGAACTCCGCGTTCGGCGCGGTGCGCAACCCCTGGGACACGGCTGCCGTGCCGGGCGGCTCCTCGGGCGGCTCGGCCGCCGCGGTGGCCGCCCGCCTGGTGCCCGCCGCCACCGGCACCGACACCGGCGGCTCGGTGCGCCAGCCCGCCGCGCTGTGCGGCGTCACGGGCATCAAGCCCACCTACGGCACGGTCTCGCGCTTCGGCATCATCGCCTTCGGCTCCAGCCTGGACCAGGCCGGCCCGCTGGCCGCCAGCAGCCGCGACGCCCTGGCCCTGCTCGACGCGATGGCGGGCTTCGACCCGCGCGACGCCACCAGCCTCGAACGCTGCGACGGCGCGGTGAACGAGCCCGGCCGCATCGGCCGCGACTTCGCCGCGGCGCAAGCCCGCCATGACGGCGCCGGCGCGCGCCCGCTGGCCGGCCTGCGCATCGGCGTGCCGGCCGAATACTTCGGCGACGGCCTGGCCGCGGACGTGCAGGCCGCGGTGGAAGCCGCGCTGCGCCAGTTCGAGGAACTGGGCGCGGTGCGCGTGCCGGTCTCGCTGCCGCGCACCGAGCTGGCCATCCCCGCCTACTACGTCATCGCGCCCGCCGAGGCGTCCAGCAACCTGTCCCGCTACGACGGCGTGCGCTACGGCCATCGCGCCGCCGAATACGGCGACCTGAACGAGATGATCAGCCGCTCGCGCGCCGAAGGCTTCGGCGAGGAAGTGAAGCGCCGTATCCTGATCGGCACCTACGTGCTGTCGCACGGCTACTACGACGCCTACTACCTCCAGGCGCAGCGCCTGCGCCGCCTGATCGCGCAGGACTTCCAGCGCGCGCTGGGCGAGCAGTGCGACGTCATCATGGGACCCGTGGCGCCCACGGTGGCCAAGGACATCGGCGAGAACCGCGACGACCCGACGGCCGACTGGCTGGCCGACATCTACACGCTGGGCGTCAGCCTGGCCGGCCTGCCCGCCATGTCCATTCCCTGCGGCTTCGGCCAGGGCGCGCACGCGCGCCGTCCGGTCGGCCTGCAGATCATCGGCAATTACTTCGACGAAGGCCGCTTGCTGGCCATCGCCAACCGCTACCAACAAGTGACCGACTGGCACCGCCGCGTGCCGTCCATGCAGGACGCCTGA